The following proteins are encoded in a genomic region of Flammeovirga pectinis:
- a CDS encoding transglycosylase domain-containing protein, whose amino-acid sequence MYLKAIKALWVLFIVGIVSALLLGFSLTNNWFNLYGELPDPSILENPKSELASELYSADGVLLGKYFRKNRTKSEYDDLSPNLIHALYASEDIRFNEHSGIDFKATLAVPYYLFKYIVLGGQKRGSSTITQQLAKNLFKIRNETNLKGRLSDVKGVNLVINKFKEWVVAVELETSYTKREILTMYLNTVDFGSNAFGIHVASETFYGVSPDQLSIPQSATLVGILQAPSFYSPRYHPDRAIYVRNKVISQMEKYNYISEKTSKELMAEDLNLNYNVENHNKGIAPYFRAEVVKDLIRYCRENGFDLYADGLKIYTTIDSRVQKYAESAVDKHMREQQGLFDDHWKGQGDPWRDREGKVIPNFLAHSIRRTAVYKTLRKQIGNDSLAIDKQLKIKKKMKVFTWNNKDFQKDTLMSSYDSLKYYKMFLQIGMMSMEPQTGKIRAWVGGINYRYFKYDHVRLGYRQPGSTFKPFLYSRALEDRFQPCSPITDVPITFTAEEAIADKPWTPKNADYYSGKTYTLRQAMSRSINTAAAYLVKELTARELAKYSADKFGFRYIRDQMFDYMVTDDERKRGITGYNKKYIKGVPSLCLGTEDVSVYEMVTAYSVFINKGTWTEPQFITRIEDKNGRVLKEFIPKKREALNEKTAWLMTYMLRGTSEEAGGTALRLNRYNFKRDKKTGAVYHVGGKTGTTANFSDAWFMGFTNDLVTGVWCGGEDRSVHFRSIKYGQGSRQALPAFAYFMEDVYRDKKLCRDLGYKRGLFPEPSKPIGVELDCSKYDAENFGEFGAETDSTLEDEYVTPTETDDGIL is encoded by the coding sequence ATGTATTTAAAAGCCATAAAAGCACTTTGGGTACTTTTCATAGTAGGCATCGTAAGTGCTCTTCTTTTGGGATTTTCTTTAACAAATAACTGGTTTAACCTTTACGGTGAACTCCCCGATCCTAGTATTTTAGAAAACCCTAAAAGTGAATTAGCTTCTGAACTATACTCTGCAGACGGCGTTTTATTAGGTAAATATTTCCGAAAAAACCGTACAAAATCTGAATATGATGATTTATCTCCAAATCTAATTCATGCATTATATGCATCTGAAGATATTCGATTTAATGAGCATAGTGGAATAGATTTCAAAGCTACTTTAGCTGTACCTTATTACCTCTTTAAGTATATTGTTTTAGGAGGACAAAAAAGAGGGTCATCAACAATTACGCAACAGTTAGCAAAGAATCTTTTTAAAATTCGTAATGAAACAAATTTAAAAGGACGATTATCTGACGTTAAAGGAGTCAACCTTGTTATAAATAAATTTAAGGAATGGGTTGTTGCTGTAGAATTAGAAACATCTTATACTAAGAGAGAAATCTTAACTATGTATTTGAATACCGTTGATTTTGGTTCAAATGCATTTGGTATTCATGTTGCATCGGAAACTTTTTATGGTGTATCACCAGATCAGTTATCAATTCCTCAATCTGCAACTTTAGTTGGTATTTTACAGGCTCCATCATTTTATAGTCCGAGATACCACCCTGACAGAGCAATTTATGTAAGGAATAAGGTAATCTCTCAGATGGAAAAGTATAATTACATTTCTGAGAAGACTTCTAAAGAATTAATGGCAGAAGACTTAAACCTAAATTATAATGTTGAAAATCATAATAAAGGTATTGCTCCATATTTCCGTGCAGAAGTTGTTAAAGATTTAATTAGATACTGTCGTGAAAATGGTTTCGACTTGTACGCTGATGGTCTAAAAATATATACTACGATTGATTCTCGTGTTCAAAAGTATGCCGAAAGTGCTGTTGATAAACATATGAGAGAGCAACAAGGTCTTTTTGATGATCATTGGAAAGGTCAAGGAGATCCTTGGAGAGATAGAGAAGGTAAAGTTATTCCTAATTTCTTAGCACACTCTATTAGAAGAACTGCTGTTTATAAAACACTAAGAAAGCAAATAGGTAATGATTCTCTTGCTATAGATAAGCAATTGAAAATTAAAAAGAAGATGAAAGTCTTTACTTGGAATAATAAAGATTTTCAAAAAGATACTCTAATGAGCTCTTATGACTCCTTAAAGTATTATAAGATGTTCTTACAGATCGGCATGATGTCAATGGAACCTCAAACAGGTAAAATTAGAGCTTGGGTAGGTGGTATTAATTATAGATACTTTAAGTATGATCATGTTAGATTAGGATATCGTCAACCTGGATCAACATTTAAACCATTCTTATATTCTAGAGCATTGGAAGATCGTTTTCAACCATGTTCTCCAATTACTGATGTTCCAATTACATTTACTGCAGAAGAAGCCATCGCTGATAAGCCTTGGACTCCTAAAAATGCTGATTATTATAGCGGGAAAACTTATACGTTAAGACAAGCAATGTCGAGATCTATAAATACAGCAGCAGCTTACCTTGTAAAAGAACTTACAGCTAGAGAATTAGCAAAATACTCTGCCGATAAATTTGGTTTTAGATATATCCGTGATCAAATGTTTGATTATATGGTTACGGACGATGAACGAAAAAGAGGTATTACAGGGTATAATAAGAAATATATTAAAGGTGTTCCTTCTTTATGTTTAGGTACAGAAGATGTTTCTGTTTATGAAATGGTGACAGCTTATTCTGTATTTATTAATAAAGGTACTTGGACGGAACCTCAATTTATTACTCGAATCGAAGATAAAAATGGTAGAGTTTTAAAGGAGTTTATTCCTAAAAAGAGAGAAGCTTTAAATGAAAAAACTGCTTGGTTAATGACGTATATGTTAAGAGGTACTTCGGAAGAAGCAGGTGGTACTGCTCTTAGATTAAATCGTTATAACTTTAAAAGAGATAAGAAAACAGGAGCAGTCTATCATGTTGGTGGTAAAACTGGTACTACTGCAAACTTCTCTGATGCGTGGTTTATGGGCTTTACAAATGATTTAGTAACTGGTGTATGGTGTGGTGGTGAAGACCGAAGCGTACACTTCAGAAGTATTAAATATGGACAAGGTTCTAGACAAGCACTTCCTGCATTTGCCTACTTTATGGAAGATGTTTACAGGGATAAAAAACTTTGTAGAGATCTAGGGTATAAAAGAGGATTATTTCCTGAGCCATCTAAACCAATTGGTGTAGAACTAGATTGTAGTAAATATGATGCAGAAAACTTTGGTGAGTTCGGTGCAGAAACAGATTCAACTTTGGAAGATGAATATGTAACACCAACCGAGACTGACGATGGTATTTTGTAA
- the porW gene encoding type IX secretion system periplasmic lipoprotein PorW/SprE → MKQTFLKHINNYFLKSIFLTLLIISGGCQFYHDTATHYNSYFLAKEGMDLFEQEIFDENVDDYNDVLSILIPIDSNKTLSHKDQLDYIITKASRPIKFHKASDWIDECYLLVGWVRLYEEDYDNALTTFKYINAKFADPNSRHAALNALLRMFIELDEEANMILVKDIIKQQKQPYNKVNTKEYHLNLAHYYRNKVNFKKSIQHLRLAVDLEDNKHKKARYYFILGQMLEEENKVDNAYRAYTKAEKFSKTNELEFQADISAYSMQPVDFNDEKQAKKIQKYFDKKLKDHNNWDNRDKIYYEMAQFEMRKPDYDRALKEFNESVQVSTSNKIQKGHSYLESGIIYYDEKKDYIAASAYYDSALQNFDESVYGYEEIKEKAEYLRDLAKYIKIINDQERLLQLYDMNDEERSAFLEEEYQKEKDEIILRAQYAKENEKKKQRPATSESASFSNKETKEFYFYNSTAVAQGKAQFLKNWGSRPLEDNWRRSNKMDFASNDINPEQGDNPSPSKGRNTKNNANNDEEENVDLFANLKSVEERKQEVPTSEEELVGINKKLADALFELGKVYLYKVKTPDNALANFHRFLDNYPEDENAYEVAYLVYVICLDYEECDSDVAKKYLIDNYPDCLYSKVLVNPNYVKETNERENYIRDLYSSAYNLYLSGNYNASDKKLNELLNDFPQNTYEEKGRFLRVLLVGRTTKYYKIFKKSLDDYLKIYPEGEFSAIAKGMLSEITDNRLKNGYIPGRYHDFEITIDE, encoded by the coding sequence ATGAAGCAAACTTTTCTAAAACATATAAATAATTACTTTTTAAAATCAATATTTCTCACCCTACTTATTATTAGTGGAGGATGTCAATTTTATCATGATACTGCAACACACTATAATTCTTACTTCCTTGCTAAAGAAGGGATGGATTTATTTGAGCAGGAGATTTTTGATGAAAACGTAGATGATTATAATGATGTACTTTCAATACTCATTCCTATAGATTCAAATAAAACATTATCACATAAAGATCAATTAGATTACATTATTACAAAAGCTTCAAGACCAATCAAATTCCATAAAGCAAGTGATTGGATTGATGAATGTTACCTTCTGGTAGGTTGGGTAAGATTATACGAAGAAGATTATGATAATGCATTGACTACTTTTAAATATATCAACGCCAAATTTGCAGATCCAAACAGTAGACATGCAGCTTTGAATGCTTTATTAAGAATGTTCATTGAGCTTGATGAAGAGGCTAATATGATATTAGTCAAAGATATAATTAAACAACAAAAACAACCTTATAATAAGGTTAATACAAAAGAATATCATTTAAACTTAGCACACTATTATAGAAACAAGGTCAACTTTAAAAAATCTATTCAACATTTAAGGCTTGCTGTAGACCTTGAAGATAATAAACATAAAAAAGCTCGATACTACTTCATCTTGGGTCAAATGTTAGAAGAAGAAAATAAAGTTGACAATGCTTATAGAGCCTATACGAAAGCTGAGAAGTTTTCTAAAACAAATGAATTAGAATTCCAAGCTGATATCAGTGCATACAGTATGCAACCTGTTGATTTTAACGATGAAAAACAGGCGAAGAAAATTCAGAAATATTTCGACAAAAAACTCAAAGATCATAACAATTGGGATAACCGTGATAAAATCTATTATGAAATGGCTCAATTTGAAATGAGGAAGCCAGATTATGATAGAGCTTTAAAAGAGTTTAATGAATCAGTTCAAGTAAGTACATCAAATAAAATACAAAAAGGCCACTCTTACCTAGAATCTGGAATTATCTATTATGATGAGAAAAAAGATTATATAGCTGCTTCTGCTTATTATGATAGTGCACTTCAAAATTTTGATGAATCTGTTTATGGTTATGAAGAAATTAAAGAAAAAGCAGAGTATTTAAGAGATTTAGCCAAATACATCAAAATAATTAATGATCAAGAACGCCTTCTTCAATTATATGATATGAATGATGAAGAACGCTCTGCATTTCTTGAAGAGGAATATCAGAAAGAAAAAGATGAAATTATCTTAAGGGCTCAATATGCAAAAGAGAATGAAAAGAAGAAGCAACGACCAGCAACTTCTGAATCTGCATCATTTAGTAATAAAGAAACCAAAGAATTCTACTTCTATAATTCTACTGCTGTAGCACAAGGAAAAGCTCAATTTCTAAAAAATTGGGGTTCAAGGCCATTAGAAGATAATTGGAGAAGATCTAATAAAATGGATTTCGCTTCTAATGATATCAACCCTGAACAAGGAGATAATCCTTCGCCATCAAAAGGTAGAAATACTAAAAATAATGCTAATAATGATGAGGAGGAAAATGTTGATCTTTTTGCTAACCTCAAATCTGTAGAAGAAAGAAAACAAGAAGTTCCAACTTCAGAAGAGGAGTTAGTTGGTATTAATAAAAAGTTAGCTGATGCTCTTTTTGAATTAGGTAAAGTATATCTGTATAAGGTTAAAACTCCAGATAATGCTCTTGCTAATTTTCATCGTTTCTTAGATAACTACCCTGAAGATGAAAATGCTTATGAAGTTGCTTATCTAGTTTATGTTATTTGTTTAGATTATGAGGAATGTGATTCTGATGTTGCTAAAAAATATTTAATAGATAATTATCCAGACTGTTTATATTCTAAAGTGTTGGTAAACCCTAATTATGTTAAGGAAACAAATGAAAGGGAAAATTATATAAGAGATCTTTATTCTTCTGCTTATAATTTATATTTAAGTGGTAATTATAATGCATCTGATAAAAAATTAAATGAACTTTTAAATGACTTCCCTCAAAACACATACGAAGAGAAAGGACGTTTCTTACGTGTTTTACTAGTAGGGAGAACAACAAAGTATTATAAGATCTTTAAAAAATCTTTGGATGACTATTTAAAAATATATCCAGAAGGTGAATTTTCTGCTATTGCAAAAGGCATGTTAAGCGAAATAACGGATAATAGATTAAAGAATGGTTACATTCCTGGTAGGTATCATGATTTTGAAATCACGATAGACGAATAG
- a CDS encoding M23 family metallopeptidase — translation MKKQGKTLSEWLTTRFVLVVRDEETFAERAAYRLSYVKILLLFGVVFTVLGGLSFILATTVLAKVYDPRVAYREADRRLIEMEKTVDSLQNASDEKDVYMASIKAIIDGEVEDAEDIKANIVKQGEVEDIEIDLKKIDPVDSLFRSEFEDIELKSAPSQLTTASYDDVFFFPPVSNGVLSKKFDIRKGHYGVDVLAKRNEGITAISEGTVILASWTQDSGYVIGIQHRGQVISFYKHNSVLLKKVGETVRTGDIIAIIGNSGEMTDGQHLHFELWVNGNPVDPLDFIPFE, via the coding sequence ATGAAGAAACAAGGGAAAACATTATCAGAGTGGCTAACCACTAGATTTGTTCTCGTAGTAAGAGATGAAGAAACATTTGCAGAGCGAGCAGCATATAGATTGAGTTATGTGAAAATCTTATTGTTGTTTGGTGTTGTATTTACCGTACTTGGCGGTTTAAGTTTTATTCTTGCTACAACAGTGTTGGCAAAGGTCTATGATCCAAGAGTAGCTTATCGTGAAGCGGATAGAAGATTGATTGAAATGGAAAAAACAGTTGATTCTCTTCAAAACGCATCTGATGAAAAAGATGTTTATATGGCCTCAATTAAAGCTATAATAGATGGAGAAGTAGAAGATGCTGAAGACATAAAAGCTAATATCGTTAAACAAGGAGAAGTTGAAGATATTGAAATTGACCTTAAAAAGATAGATCCTGTAGATTCACTTTTTAGAAGTGAGTTTGAAGATATTGAACTTAAATCTGCACCTTCACAATTAACTACGGCAAGTTATGATGATGTATTCTTTTTTCCCCCAGTATCGAATGGAGTTCTCTCCAAAAAGTTTGATATTAGAAAAGGACATTATGGTGTAGACGTTTTAGCCAAGCGAAATGAAGGAATTACAGCAATTTCTGAAGGAACTGTAATATTAGCATCTTGGACTCAAGATTCTGGTTATGTAATCGGTATTCAACACAGAGGTCAAGTAATATCGTTTTATAAACACAATTCTGTTCTTCTTAAAAAAGTAGGAGAAACAGTAAGGACAGGTGATATTATTGCAATTATAGGAAATAGTGGAGAGATGACTGATGGGCAACATCTTCATTTTGAACTTTGGGTAAACGGTAATCCTGTTGACCCATTAGATTTCATTCCTTTTGAATAA
- a CDS encoding bactofilin family protein has translation MGLFGNNEDKITPTQQPSNVTNNTIGQGTTLRGDVETHGILRMDGKLIGNLHCHSKLFLGTEGQVEGDIFAQNAEIEGEIHGKIEVADNLVLRASAVVHGDIITKKLTIDPGAIFNGQCHMGESRPLLAPSDNSSEAEKVEDNETTEAE, from the coding sequence ATGGGTTTATTTGGAAATAACGAAGATAAAATCACACCTACTCAACAACCAAGTAATGTAACCAATAATACTATTGGTCAAGGAACTACACTTAGAGGTGATGTTGAGACACATGGTATTCTAAGAATGGATGGTAAGTTAATTGGTAACTTACATTGTCATTCTAAATTGTTTCTAGGAACTGAAGGACAAGTAGAAGGAGATATTTTTGCTCAAAATGCAGAAATCGAGGGTGAAATTCATGGAAAAATTGAGGTTGCAGATAATTTAGTTTTAAGAGCATCTGCAGTTGTTCATGGAGATATAATTACTAAAAAGCTTACAATTGATCCAGGAGCAATATTTAATGGTCAATGTCATATGGGCGAGTCTAGACCTTTATTAGCACCTTCGGATAATTCTTCGGAAGCTGAAAAGGTAGAAGATAATGAAACAACAGAAGCAGAATAA
- a CDS encoding AtpZ/AtpI family protein: MKQQKQNKSNFSEKASKASKKYSTFLKYTSVSTEMIVTLLICAYVGKYLDEYLKTEVPYFTIGFLLFGVFASLYILINGLRKISQKKGQNIKKKGKDDGFYEK; this comes from the coding sequence ATGAAACAACAGAAGCAGAATAAATCTAATTTTTCAGAGAAAGCGTCAAAAGCTTCAAAAAAGTATTCGACTTTTTTGAAATACACTTCTGTTAGTACTGAAATGATAGTCACATTATTGATTTGTGCCTATGTTGGTAAGTACCTTGATGAGTATTTAAAAACTGAAGTTCCTTATTTTACTATTGGTTTTCTTTTGTTTGGAGTTTTTGCTTCATTATACATACTTATCAATGGGTTGCGGAAAATTTCGCAAAAAAAAGGGCAGAATATTAAAAAAAAAGGTAAAGATGACGGTTTTTATGAAAAATGA
- the atpB gene encoding F0F1 ATP synthase subunit A yields MKSIFYSFYRRLALLAVLFSALSTQTLLASDDQGESKEIHIKEYNPVETILHHVKDEHNWTFGTVTDDHGHEHHYGITLPVILYVPGQGVDLFASSEFYHHKPVKGKYATYEMHHEHISRTDEGKVYDFSLTKNAASTGLSVLILIILFSAISKGYKKNAGKAPSGIQSFFEPLIVYMRDEVIKPNLGSKTDKFMPYLLTLFFFILFNNLMGLLPGGANSSGNISFTMTMAVITLLVTNLSANKNYWSHIFATPGVPVWLLPIMIPVEIIGIFTKPIALMLRLFANITGGHIVLLSFMSLVFILEAAWVGGVASFIIIPLFFMEIFVAVLQAYIFTMLSALFISSAVAEHH; encoded by the coding sequence ATGAAAAGTATTTTTTATTCTTTTTACAGACGCTTAGCATTGCTAGCAGTGCTATTTTCAGCACTTTCAACTCAAACATTACTTGCGAGTGATGATCAAGGTGAATCTAAAGAGATTCACATCAAAGAGTATAATCCAGTAGAGACGATCTTACATCACGTTAAAGACGAACATAATTGGACGTTTGGAACGGTTACTGATGATCATGGTCACGAACATCATTATGGTATTACGTTACCCGTAATATTATATGTACCTGGGCAAGGTGTTGATTTATTTGCTTCAAGCGAATTCTATCATCACAAACCTGTTAAAGGTAAGTATGCTACTTATGAAATGCATCATGAACATATTTCTAGAACTGATGAGGGAAAAGTTTACGATTTCTCATTAACAAAGAACGCAGCCTCAACAGGGTTGTCAGTACTTATTCTAATTATATTGTTTAGTGCAATATCTAAGGGTTATAAGAAAAATGCTGGAAAAGCTCCAAGTGGAATTCAATCCTTCTTTGAACCTCTTATTGTTTACATGAGAGATGAAGTGATTAAACCAAACTTAGGAAGTAAAACAGACAAGTTTATGCCTTATTTACTGACGTTGTTTTTCTTTATCCTTTTTAATAACCTTATGGGGTTATTACCAGGTGGGGCAAACTCTTCAGGAAATATCTCTTTCACAATGACTATGGCAGTAATCACGTTATTAGTAACTAATTTAAGTGCTAATAAGAACTATTGGAGCCACATTTTTGCTACTCCAGGTGTTCCAGTGTGGTTGTTACCGATCATGATTCCAGTAGAAATTATTGGTATTTTTACTAAGCCAATTGCCTTGATGCTTCGTTTATTCGCAAACATCACAGGTGGACATATTGTATTGTTATCATTTATGTCATTGGTATTTATTTTGGAAGCAGCATGGGTTGGAGGTGTAGCCTCTTTCATTATCATTCCATTATTTTTTATGGAGATATTTGTAGCTGTATTACAGGCATATATTTTTACAATGCTTTCTGCATTGTTTATTAGTTCAGCTGTTGCTGAACATCACTAG
- the atpE gene encoding ATP synthase F0 subunit C, which yields MSLLSILLEVSGNVGQLGAAIGAGLAVFGAGLGIGKIGGSTVEAIARQPEIAGNLQTTMIIAAALIEGVALFAVVVCLLIGLG from the coding sequence ATGTCATTACTTTCAATTTTACTAGAAGTAAGTGGTAACGTAGGTCAGTTAGGTGCTGCGATTGGTGCAGGTCTTGCAGTATTTGGTGCAGGTCTTGGTATTGGTAAGATTGGTGGTAGCACTGTAGAGGCTATCGCTCGTCAACCAGAAATCGCTGGTAACTTACAAACTACAATGATTATTGCAGCAGCCTTGATTGAAGGTGTTGCACTTTTCGCAGTAGTAGTTTGTCTATTGATCGGTTTAGGTTAA
- the atpF gene encoding F0F1 ATP synthase subunit B yields MDIITPGIGLIFWNTLFFLVVFLIIGKKIVPIISKALKDREDSIDSALKSAEQAKTDIEKLKADNEKMKDAARAEREEIINAAKVRADEVIIEASDAAKAEASRIMTEAKASIEAEKRDALANIKGVVAELSLEIAEKVVRKQLSNDTAQQELVKELVESAKI; encoded by the coding sequence ATGGATATAATAACTCCAGGTATAGGCCTTATATTTTGGAACACTTTATTCTTTTTAGTAGTGTTCTTAATTATTGGAAAGAAAATCGTTCCGATAATTTCTAAGGCACTTAAGGATAGAGAAGATTCTATTGATAGCGCGCTCAAGAGTGCGGAACAAGCTAAAACTGATATTGAAAAACTTAAAGCGGATAACGAGAAGATGAAAGATGCTGCTCGTGCTGAGAGAGAAGAAATTATCAATGCAGCTAAAGTTAGAGCGGATGAAGTGATAATTGAAGCAAGTGATGCTGCAAAAGCAGAAGCTTCAAGAATCATGACAGAAGCAAAAGCTTCTATCGAGGCAGAAAAAAGAGACGCGTTAGCTAACATCAAAGGTGTTGTTGCTGAACTTTCACTAGAAATAGCTGAAAAAGTTGTTCGCAAACAATTATCTAATGATACTGCTCAACAAGAACTTGTAAAAGAGTTAGTTGAAAGCGCTAAGATCTAA
- the atpH gene encoding ATP synthase F1 subunit delta: MSAESRVASRYAKAFVSVALQGQDQDKLYEDANLVLNTINGSRELANALNSPIIKAGKKAAILKEIFSANVSELTQKLFSLVVDKNRTSALKEIMQSILAEFDVVKNIQRATVVTSSPLAAASKALLLDKVIKSTGKKVELEEKIDSSLIGGYVLTVGNMQLDCSVKTQLNQLKVAFSN, from the coding sequence ATGAGTGCAGAATCTAGAGTAGCATCTCGATATGCAAAAGCATTTGTATCGGTAGCTTTACAAGGACAAGATCAAGACAAATTGTATGAAGATGCAAATTTAGTTTTGAATACTATCAATGGTAGTAGAGAGTTAGCCAACGCGCTAAACAGTCCTATTATTAAAGCCGGTAAAAAAGCAGCTATCCTTAAAGAGATTTTTTCAGCAAATGTAAGTGAACTGACTCAAAAGTTATTTAGCTTAGTTGTTGATAAAAACAGAACTTCAGCATTGAAAGAGATTATGCAATCTATTTTAGCGGAGTTCGATGTTGTAAAAAATATCCAAAGAGCTACTGTAGTAACTTCTTCACCTTTAGCTGCTGCTTCAAAAGCATTGTTACTTGATAAAGTAATAAAGTCTACAGGTAAAAAAGTTGAGCTAGAAGAAAAAATTGATTCTAGTCTCATTGGTGGTTACGTTCTTACTGTTGGTAATATGCAATTGGATTGCTCTGTTAAAACACAGTTGAACCAATTGAAAGTAGCTTTTAGTAATTAA
- the atpA gene encoding F0F1 ATP synthase subunit alpha, whose product MAQVRPDEVSAILKEQLTGFKASSDLEEVGTVLEVGDGVARIYGLLNAEAGELIEFESGVVGMVLNLEEDNVGAVIMGKYTDIKEGDTVKRTRRIASINVGEGMFGRVIDALGNPIDGKGPIEGETYEMPIERKAPGVLFRQPVDEPMQTGIKSIDSMTPIGRGQRELIIGDRQTGKTAVCLDAIINQKEFYDKGEPVFCIYVAIGQKASTVLSLVQSLEKAGAMAYTVVVAANASDPAPMQYFAPFAGAAIGEFIRDTGRPALAVYDDLSKQAVAYREVSLLLRRPPGREAYPGDVFYLHSRLLERAARVNKSDAIAQNMNDLPESIKHLVKGGGSLTALPIIETQSGDVSAYIPTNVISITDGQVFLETNLFNAGIRPAMNVGISVSRVGGNAQIKPMKKVSGSLKLDLAQFRELEAFAKFGSDLDAATKLTIDRGRKNTEILKQVQYMPYTVEKQVAIIWAGTNGILDPVAESKVKAFEFEYLDVLETKYTDTMQAIASGKWGDDQISVLRKVGEEIAQNHKG is encoded by the coding sequence ATGGCTCAAGTTAGACCAGATGAAGTGTCTGCGATCCTGAAAGAACAGCTTACAGGTTTTAAAGCTTCTTCTGATTTAGAAGAAGTGGGAACTGTTTTAGAAGTAGGTGATGGTGTTGCTCGTATTTATGGCTTGCTTAATGCTGAAGCTGGCGAGTTAATCGAGTTCGAGTCAGGTGTCGTAGGTATGGTATTGAACCTCGAAGAAGATAATGTAGGTGCCGTAATAATGGGTAAATACACAGATATCAAAGAGGGAGATACAGTAAAACGTACAAGACGTATTGCATCTATTAACGTAGGTGAGGGTATGTTTGGACGTGTTATCGATGCTTTAGGTAATCCTATTGATGGCAAAGGACCTATCGAAGGGGAGACTTACGAAATGCCTATCGAGCGTAAAGCTCCAGGTGTATTGTTCCGTCAACCAGTTGATGAACCAATGCAAACAGGTATCAAGTCTATTGATTCTATGACACCTATTGGACGTGGCCAACGTGAATTAATCATTGGTGACCGTCAAACAGGTAAAACAGCAGTTTGTCTTGATGCAATCATTAATCAAAAAGAGTTCTACGATAAAGGAGAACCTGTTTTTTGTATATATGTAGCAATTGGACAAAAAGCATCAACAGTATTATCTCTTGTTCAGTCTTTGGAAAAAGCTGGAGCAATGGCTTATACTGTAGTTGTTGCGGCTAATGCTTCAGACCCAGCTCCAATGCAATATTTTGCTCCTTTCGCAGGTGCAGCAATTGGTGAATTCATTCGTGATACTGGACGTCCTGCTTTAGCTGTTTATGATGATCTTTCTAAGCAAGCAGTTGCTTATCGTGAGGTGTCATTACTTCTTCGTCGTCCTCCGGGACGTGAAGCATATCCTGGTGATGTTTTCTATCTTCACTCTCGTTTATTAGAGCGTGCAGCAAGAGTTAACAAATCAGATGCTATTGCACAAAACATGAACGACCTTCCTGAGTCTATTAAACATTTAGTAAAAGGTGGTGGATCTTTAACGGCCCTTCCAATTATTGAAACTCAGTCAGGTGACGTATCAGCATATATTCCTACAAACGTGATCTCTATTACAGATGGTCAAGTATTCTTAGAAACTAACTTGTTTAACGCAGGTATACGTCCTGCAATGAACGTTGGTATCTCAGTTTCACGTGTAGGTGGTAACGCTCAAATCAAACCAATGAAGAAAGTATCTGGTTCTTTAAAACTAGATCTTGCTCAATTCCGTGAATTAGAGGCTTTCGCTAAATTTGGTTCTGATCTAGATGCAGCAACGAAATTGACAATTGATCGTGGACGTAAAAATACTGAAATCTTGAAACAAGTTCAGTATATGCCGTACACAGTTGAGAAGCAAGTTGCTATCATTTGGGCAGGTACTAATGGTATTTTAGACCCAGTTGCTGAAAGCAAAGTAAAAGCTTTTGAATTTGAATACTTAGATGTTTTAGAAACAAAGTATACAGATACAATGCAAGCAATTGCTTCAGGTAAATGGGGTGATGATCAAATTTCTGTTCTACGTAAAGTAGGAGAAGAAATTGCTCAAAACCACAAGGGATAA